The segment CCTCTCTGTCCTCTGTTCATCCAGGGAGAACGGGGAGTTTGAGGAGGTGATCGTACTGCCTTCACATTCCaggctgtctcctcctgagggagagcagcagcagcatgaggaGGGCAGAGTTCCTGTCATAGCCTTCAGGAAGAACGGCCTCCTAAAGCCTCTGAGCGGAGCAGAGGACATATCAGCCCAGCAGGGACCGGGTCAGTAGCCGTCCTCTTTATGAAATATGTTAGTCTATTGTTGTGCACTGAAACAATGTACCATTCCCTGTTTTCATTCTGTTGCTCTTGGTTTTTAGACGTTGCCTGATGCCCTGTTAGGCCGACGTGATTCCACACccagagagacaggaagtgagacGGCCACAGAGCGGTAACATAGGGCTGTTATCAAAGCGAGACCCTTCCAGAGGActactttctctccctcccgcGACAGAAGAGAAACGCGGCCACTTCCCAAAGATGGAGTTTCCAAAGATCTGCCTAAAGCCTTCCCAGAAAGAAGTTACTCTCCCCCCGAACAAACCCTCTGAGGAACAGACGCTCTCTCTGTCTCCCATCACTCTGTCATTACGTTCTGTGTACAGCCCCAAACCCCCCCGATTCTGAAGTGAATCTGAAATCACAGGAGCATCGAATGCCCCCTCGTGACTCtctaaatgtgtgtgaatgGATGAGAgattaataataatgtaaactGAGATCAGCTGTAAAGTCTTCAGCCCGGATACTTGAAgagatttgttgttgttgtagaacACACTGTGGCGTTATAACTGGAACTCGCACAACAGGCTCCGAATGACACGGTTCCATTAACGCGTTTTATCTCTTTGACCCGAAACTTCATGATTCAGCGTTTCTATTGAAATGTTACTGAAGAGATACAGGAAGGAAGTCAGTGCATGAAGTTGTATTATGACTACAGGAAagtgtcatgtaatgtaatatatttttGCTGTGTCTACAGTGTTTAAGACTAGGAAGTTATTAATGTGGGCGTGGGAGGATCATGAAGTTAAATAAcgacaaaaagaaaatactGTTCGTAAAATAATGATTTTTTTAGTTTTATTTAATTGCTGTACAGATGAAATGTGATTCTTTGTTTTGTCCTCCATACCGTTTAAATGGAGCAGAACAAATCTGCTTAGTCGTTAAACCCCTTTCCTTCGTTTACCCTTTACATTTATCCCATCGCTGACTTTTGTTTTGGCCAAGCAAATACAAAATGAATTAAACTAATGTTGGTAATATTGTTTGAGGAATTATAAGAAGAAATGCTGCTAATTTAGATCCTTTGCCTTACCGCATTGTGGCAAGTATGTCACTTGTCTCTCTCAAGTGAAGATATGCATTCCCAGCGTGAGCTTTGACATTTTGGACACATGCCATAACTCTCCAGTGACTTCTGCTTGATTTATGAATATCAAAGCCTGTGATGAAATATCATATAAAGGCtataatgtcaaagctatgtcCTTTCTACTCTCTTAGCATTTGGTTCTCGAACCGCTGCACTTTCCTTAGTTATAATATTGCAGTACCACCAAAAATGGAAGGATACTCCAGAAAGATTCCTCATGTCTTGTTTGTGTAGTGCTGGTTTCTGCCAGTGGTCAAAGCTTGTAAATGACGTTGTATAAATTGTTTAAAAGCTGATATATTTGACTAAGAACACAAGGCTTTGAAAACTGGAAAGCTTTTACTACGAAGAGGGGCTGTGGGAGATCTGTGAATCACTGTACAATTGCTGGCAAGTAAATAAAACGTTTTGAATTGAGATTGCAATGTTTTTCTCTGCCGCTTTGGTCCAAAATACTGAATAATAAGAGTAGAAATGgtgcatttaaaacatgtagcagatttatttttagcaTAAACCAATATAACTAGCAACATACAGCATTTTTACAGAGAATACTTTTCCATCAGTGTCAAAGTAGAAAAAGTCTTTAAAGTTGTTTTTCTTACATGGAGAGACAGTTtggagaaaaagaaaatatttacACTTAGTGAAAATAGTGGATAGAAATCAGCATATACGCAGGTCCAGAGACAAAATATGCTTTCAAGTGTGTGATCCTCTATTCAACTGCTTAACCAGAAGTGCGTATGCACATCTGGGTCATTTCTAGTTATTCACAACAAATGATGACTGTTAGTGAAGTCCAGGATGTTAGCCCGAGGGGTGCTAACCTCCAGTGATGTCCACTCTAGTTATATACACAGCAGCTGTATTCCACAACTCTGGGATTTGAACTGCAGCAGTATCACCAGTAGAACGTTTTGGTGAGGAAACCGGCGGCGGCGTTGAGCCAGCttccactggaatcttctttaGCTGTGGTGCGGGAAATCGCTCGGTCCACCTCCTTCTCGGGGCTCTCCTCTTCTTCTGGGAGGTAGTCTGGGATAGCTGCGTTCTTCTGGACTTCCACTCCAGATGCGTCGAGAGGGACCAAAACCTGTAGATACAAAAATGATTGAGAGAAATTAAGaacacatttttaaatcaaGCCAACAATTGAGGTGTATTGTATGGATACTCAAAAACGTTGCTAAACAAAATAAGGAATCTAGCACCACCACTCACCTCTTCTCCCGCCTCATTCTTCACCACCTGCTGGGCCGACAGCACCTGAGTGGCTGCGATGGCTGATGCCAGACTCTGAAAAACAATAGGCGGAGATCAGATATAAAGTGTTCACCCGCACCATGTGTATATAAGTTGCTTTGATAAtgcaataatacaaatgttGACTACAACTCATTTTTGAACAGGCTGGTTTCTTCCTCAGCAGCCCCTGATAGTAAATGTGTTGGTGCGTTACCTCAGTGGGCAGGTCTGAACGGATGCGGACGGTGCATCTCTTGGTAGCCATCTGGAAGGTGAAGCTGATCACCCCTCTGACCTTCAGAAGAGCCTCCTCACACAAGCTTCGCTGGTCCTATAAGAGAAAAAGTATAAGTTGCAGCATTTGATAATAATAGTCACTGTCTTGCTTGTGTCAGTCAGTCTACTCACAGTGCTGTCCAGGCCCTTGATGTGCAGAGTGACAGACTTGGCCTTCTTTTGAGAAGAGTTGATAAAGAACTGGGGTTTctttctcctctccctctcagGCGTGCGGGGGATGGGTATAGCAGGCGCAGTCAGCATATCATACACCTCCTGGGCCAATGACGTGTTGTCAACAGACAGGCCCtgcctaaataaataaatatcatattttatgttacctagttCCAAACCTCTGAATTGCCAGCCACAATTCTGAGTCAACATTTAGGGTGATAACTATTTGGCTTTCCCATTAACTTCTAATGTTTAAGTACATATCATTATATGCTTAAACTTAAGAT is part of the Pseudochaenichthys georgianus chromosome 24, fPseGeo1.2, whole genome shotgun sequence genome and harbors:
- the armc1l gene encoding armadillo repeat containing 1, like, whose product is MMDALSVVTQLRDLASEPQNRDVIVQDQGCLPGLVLFLDHQNTDVLFATLQTLRYLAELSPNIPTMKNELGMMVSLENLIVRQGLSVDNTSLAQEVYDMLTAPAIPIPRTPERERRKKPQFFINSSQKKAKSVTLHIKGLDSTDQRSLCEEALLKVRGVISFTFQMATKRCTVRIRSDLPTESLASAIAATQVLSAQQVVKNEAGEEVLVPLDASGVEVQKNAAIPDYLPEEEESPEKEVDRAISRTTAKEDSSGSWLNAAAGFLTKTFYW